In the Tepidimicrobium xylanilyticum genome, one interval contains:
- a CDS encoding 1-phosphofructokinase family hexose kinase: MILTVSLNPSIGRRYNIKDFQLGKSFVATDIQYTAEGGGLNVMNVIKGFNVPVMVTGFLGGRNGDYIKKELDLMGIRQEFIPINEESRSSISIISENGISTKISERGPSISGNEVLAFYELYKEIIKEVDIICASGSLPHGLPPETYANLIIMAKEVGKKFFLDTSGEALKLGVDAKPFFVKPNREELEEIMGCKIQSEMELVQAGKYLAENDIEIVIISLGDEGSIAFHNGYIYRIRVPKIETINPAGSGDAMVGGFVASLYRDYDFEFALKVAAACGTANAMEKETGKVDMFNMKKIMKDVIITKSKF; this comes from the coding sequence TTGATTCTCACAGTAAGTCTAAATCCTTCGATAGGAAGAAGGTATAATATTAAAGATTTTCAGTTAGGCAAATCCTTTGTAGCTACAGATATCCAATATACTGCTGAAGGTGGCGGGTTAAATGTGATGAATGTGATAAAAGGCTTTAATGTTCCGGTGATGGTCACTGGTTTTTTAGGTGGTAGAAATGGTGATTATATTAAAAAAGAACTAGACCTTATGGGAATCAGACAAGAATTTATCCCCATTAATGAAGAAAGTAGAAGCTCCATCTCAATTATTTCTGAAAATGGAATTAGTACGAAAATATCAGAAAGAGGACCATCCATATCGGGAAATGAAGTATTGGCCTTTTATGAACTTTATAAAGAGATTATAAAAGAAGTAGATATTATTTGTGCTTCAGGAAGCCTTCCTCATGGTTTACCTCCTGAAACCTATGCTAACCTAATCATTATGGCTAAAGAAGTAGGGAAGAAATTCTTCTTAGATACCAGTGGAGAAGCTTTAAAGCTAGGAGTAGATGCTAAACCTTTTTTTGTCAAGCCCAATCGGGAAGAACTAGAAGAGATAATGGGGTGCAAAATTCAATCGGAAATGGAACTAGTACAAGCTGGTAAATACTTAGCGGAAAATGATATTGAAATAGTGATTATTTCATTAGGAGATGAGGGTTCTATAGCTTTTCATAACGGATATATCTATAGGATTAGGGTACCTAAAATAGAAACTATAAATCCAGCAGGTTCTGGTGATGCTATGGTAGGAGGTTTTGTGGCATCATTATATAGGGATTATGATTTTGAATTTGCACTAAAGGTTGCAGCTGCCTGTGGTACAGCCAACGCTATGGAAAAGGAAACGGGTAAAGTTGATATGTTCAATATGAAAAAGATAATGAAGGATGTGATTATTACTAAATCCAAGTTCTGA
- a CDS encoding pyruvate carboxylase produces the protein MRKRFKKVLVANRGEIAIRIFRACSELGIRTVAVYSNEDKNSLFRVKADESYLIGRNKGPIEAYLSIDEIIELALKKGVDAIHPGYGFLSENPEFAKKCQEVGIEFIGPTYEMMVSLGDKIKSKKLAHSLGVPIVPGIERAISSVEEIMEFANSYGYPIMLKASAGGGGRGMRVVRSEDDLKRQFQSAKEEAKKAFGIDDIFVEKYLEKPKHIEVQILGDKYGNIVHLYERDCSIQRRHQKIIEFTPAFSISEELRQKICDDALKIGKAINYRGAGTVEFLLDRYGNHYFIEVNPRIQVEHTVTEMTTGIDIVQAQILIAEGYSLDSKEIGIKGQGDIQPRGYAIQCRVTTEDPLKNFIPDTGIIDQYRTGSGFGIRLDGGNGFTGSIIGPYYDSLLVKVTAWSRTFEDASRKLVRALKEVKIRGVKTNIPFLINVLNHKEFLSGKCDTGFITYNPELFNIETKEDKELKVLKFIGEKVVNETKGYKPDFNIPRVPRVDNTNPSPGTKQILDEKGPEGLVKWIKDNKKLLLTDTTMRDAHQSLMATRMRTIDMLRIAEAISVLGKGLFSLEMWGGATFDVSYRFLKECPWKRLELLREKIPNILFQMLIRGANGVGYTNYPDNVIREFIKEAANSGIDVFRIFDSLNWLKGMEVAIYEVLKQGKVAEVCICYTGDILDDRRDKYTLEYYIKTAKEIEKTGAHILGIKDMSSLLKPQAAYKLISALKEEIDIPIHLHTHDTSGNGVATILMAAQAGVDVVDTAFNSMAGLTSQPALNSVVAALEYTERSTGLDLDDLQKISDYWMDIRPIYSQFESELKSGTAEIYKYEIPGGQYSNLRPQVESFGLGHRFDDIKEMYRIVNEMLGDIVKVTPTSKVVGDLAIFMVQNDLTPENIYEKAKGMAFPDSVVAYFKGMMGQPIGGFPEKFQKLVLKGEKPITCRPGELLEDEDFDKIANYLKEKYNIEPTMKEVLSYAFYPKVFEEYLEFIVRDGDFSRVSSDVFFYGIKEGEIAEVEIEEGKILVIKLLEIGKLDEEGYRTLYFEVNDSRRAIKIFDKASKVVDKPEFIQKADPDNKLDIGANIPGIVAKILVKEGEKVEKNQLMVIIEAMKMETHVISAVEGTVKSIFVKEGQNVELGELLIRLE, from the coding sequence ATGAGGAAAAGATTTAAAAAGGTGTTAGTAGCCAATAGAGGAGAAATTGCCATTAGGATATTTAGAGCATGTAGTGAGTTGGGAATTAGAACTGTTGCAGTTTACTCTAATGAAGATAAAAATTCCCTCTTTAGGGTAAAAGCAGATGAATCCTATTTGATTGGAAGGAATAAAGGACCTATTGAGGCCTATTTAAGTATTGATGAGATTATAGAATTGGCCCTTAAAAAAGGGGTAGATGCAATTCATCCTGGATATGGATTCTTATCTGAAAATCCAGAATTTGCAAAGAAATGCCAAGAGGTAGGGATAGAGTTCATAGGTCCCACCTATGAGATGATGGTGAGTTTAGGGGATAAGATTAAATCTAAAAAATTGGCCCATAGCTTGGGAGTACCTATTGTCCCTGGAATTGAAAGGGCAATTAGTTCTGTAGAGGAGATTATGGAATTTGCCAACTCCTATGGCTACCCTATCATGTTGAAGGCCTCTGCAGGAGGTGGCGGCAGGGGTATGAGAGTGGTAAGAAGCGAAGATGATCTAAAAAGACAGTTCCAAAGCGCTAAGGAAGAGGCGAAGAAGGCTTTTGGGATTGATGATATTTTCGTGGAAAAATATTTAGAAAAGCCAAAGCACATAGAGGTTCAAATATTAGGGGATAAATATGGCAATATAGTACATCTATATGAAAGGGATTGTTCTATTCAAAGAAGACATCAGAAAATTATTGAATTTACACCTGCATTTTCTATTTCCGAGGAACTTAGGCAGAAGATTTGCGACGATGCATTAAAAATTGGAAAGGCTATCAATTACAGGGGGGCGGGAACTGTTGAATTCTTATTGGATAGGTATGGTAACCATTATTTCATCGAGGTAAACCCTAGAATACAGGTGGAACATACTGTTACTGAAATGACTACAGGCATTGATATAGTGCAGGCACAGATTTTAATAGCAGAAGGTTATTCTCTTGATTCAAAAGAAATAGGGATAAAAGGGCAGGGGGATATTCAGCCTAGAGGTTATGCCATCCAATGTAGGGTGACTACTGAAGACCCATTGAAGAATTTCATACCGGATACGGGTATCATTGATCAATATAGGACTGGTTCTGGATTTGGAATAAGGTTAGATGGAGGCAATGGGTTTACAGGCTCCATCATTGGACCTTACTATGACAGCCTACTGGTAAAGGTTACAGCTTGGTCTCGAACCTTTGAGGATGCAAGTAGAAAGTTAGTTAGAGCATTGAAGGAAGTAAAGATTAGGGGAGTAAAGACCAATATTCCATTTTTAATAAATGTTTTAAACCACAAGGAATTTTTAAGTGGCAAGTGTGATACTGGATTTATCACCTATAATCCAGAGTTATTTAATATAGAGACTAAAGAGGATAAAGAGCTTAAGGTGTTAAAATTTATTGGTGAAAAGGTGGTAAACGAAACAAAAGGATATAAGCCCGATTTCAATATTCCTAGGGTACCAAGGGTGGATAATACTAACCCAAGTCCTGGTACAAAACAGATACTGGATGAAAAAGGGCCGGAAGGATTGGTAAAATGGATTAAGGATAATAAGAAGCTGTTGTTGACTGATACCACCATGAGAGATGCTCATCAGTCCTTGATGGCTACGAGGATGAGAACCATAGATATGCTTAGGATTGCTGAGGCTATTTCTGTATTAGGGAAAGGATTATTTTCCTTGGAAATGTGGGGAGGAGCAACATTCGATGTAAGCTATAGGTTTTTAAAAGAATGTCCTTGGAAGAGGCTGGAATTGTTAAGGGAGAAGATTCCCAACATACTATTTCAAATGTTAATTAGAGGAGCCAATGGAGTTGGATATACGAATTATCCAGACAATGTTATAAGAGAATTTATAAAAGAGGCGGCTAATAGCGGAATTGATGTATTTAGGATATTTGATTCATTAAACTGGTTGAAGGGTATGGAGGTAGCCATATATGAAGTACTAAAACAGGGGAAAGTGGCTGAAGTCTGCATCTGCTATACAGGAGATATTCTTGATGATAGAAGGGATAAATATACATTAGAATATTATATAAAGACTGCAAAGGAAATTGAAAAGACAGGAGCTCATATTTTAGGGATTAAGGACATGTCCTCTTTATTAAAACCACAAGCTGCATACAAGCTTATTAGTGCATTGAAGGAAGAAATAGATATTCCGATACATCTCCATACTCACGATACCAGTGGAAATGGTGTGGCAACCATTCTGATGGCAGCTCAAGCGGGTGTGGATGTAGTGGATACTGCCTTTAATAGTATGGCAGGCTTGACAAGCCAACCAGCACTGAATTCTGTAGTTGCAGCTTTAGAATATACGGAAAGATCTACTGGTTTAGATTTAGATGATTTACAGAAAATTTCAGATTACTGGATGGATATAAGGCCAATATACAGCCAATTTGAATCCGAGTTAAAGTCTGGCACAGCAGAGATATATAAGTATGAGATTCCTGGAGGACAGTATTCTAATTTAAGGCCTCAGGTCGAGAGCTTTGGACTAGGTCATAGATTTGATGACATTAAGGAGATGTATAGGATTGTCAATGAAATGCTTGGGGATATAGTAAAGGTTACTCCTACATCAAAGGTGGTAGGAGATTTGGCCATATTTATGGTACAAAACGATTTAACCCCTGAAAATATCTATGAAAAAGCAAAGGGTATGGCTTTTCCAGATTCAGTGGTGGCTTATTTTAAAGGTATGATGGGTCAGCCTATAGGTGGTTTTCCTGAGAAATTTCAGAAATTGGTGCTTAAAGGAGAAAAACCAATAACCTGCAGACCCGGTGAACTATTAGAAGATGAAGATTTCGATAAAATTGCTAACTACTTGAAGGAGAAATATAATATTGAGCCAACCATGAAAGAGGTGCTGTCCTATGCTTTTTATCCTAAGGTATTTGAAGAGTATTTAGAATTCATTGTAAGAGATGGTGATTTTAGCAGAGTAAGTAGCGATGTGTTCTTCTATGGTATAAAGGAGGGAGAAATAGCTGAGGTCGAAATCGAAGAGGGAAAGATACTGGTAATTAAACTACTTGAAATAGGAAAGTTAGACGAGGAAGGCTATAGGACACTATATTTTGAAGTAAATGACAGCAGAAGAGCCATAAAGATATTCGATAAAGCAAGCAAAGTAGTTGATAAACCTGAGTTCATTCAGAAGGCAGATCCAGATAATAAATTGGATATAGGTGCTAATATACCAGGGATAGTGGCTAAAATATTGGTTAAAGAAGGAGAAAAGGTTGAAAAGAATCAATTGATGGTCATAATAGAGGCCATGAAGATGGAAACTCATGTAATATCAGCTGTGGAAGGTACAGTTAAATCTATTTTCGTTAAAGAAGGCCAGAATGTAGAATTAGGCGAGTTATTGATTAGATTAGAATAA
- a CDS encoding isocitrate/isopropylmalate dehydrogenase family protein, with translation MAYDITLIPGDGIGPEVISCTVEIIEAAGVPINWQQVESGAKAVESVGTPLPDHAMDSIKKNKIALKGPLTTPIGGGFRSVNVRLRKELGLFANIRPIKSFEGVKALHKDMDLIIVRENTEDLYIGKERMIDENKAESIKIITREASEKICRYAFQMAKDLNRKKVTLVHKANIMKLTDGLFLESGRKVARDYPEIEFEEMIVDAMSMKLVQFPQDYDIIVAPNLYGDILSDLAAGLIGGLGLAPSANMGEDIAIFEPVHGSAPDIANKNIANPISAILSGVMMLKHIGELEAATRIERAVSATLKVEGNLTKDLGGCQGTKEFAEKVIERIT, from the coding sequence ATGGCATATGATATAACATTAATTCCAGGAGATGGTATAGGACCAGAGGTCATTTCTTGTACAGTTGAGATCATAGAAGCTGCAGGAGTTCCTATTAATTGGCAACAGGTAGAATCTGGAGCTAAAGCGGTGGAGAGTGTTGGTACCCCCCTGCCGGACCATGCAATGGATAGTATAAAGAAAAACAAAATAGCTCTAAAGGGGCCTCTAACCACACCTATTGGGGGGGGTTTTAGGAGTGTAAATGTAAGGTTAAGAAAGGAATTAGGGCTATTTGCTAATATAAGGCCTATTAAATCCTTTGAAGGGGTTAAGGCTCTTCACAAGGATATGGATTTGATAATAGTTCGAGAGAATACGGAGGACCTTTATATAGGCAAAGAAAGAATGATAGACGAAAACAAGGCAGAAAGCATCAAGATAATCACTAGGGAGGCTAGCGAAAAGATTTGCAGATATGCTTTCCAAATGGCTAAAGATTTAAATAGAAAAAAAGTAACTTTAGTCCATAAGGCCAATATTATGAAATTAACCGATGGTCTTTTTTTGGAATCGGGAAGAAAGGTAGCTAGAGATTATCCAGAAATAGAATTTGAGGAAATGATTGTAGATGCTATGAGCATGAAATTAGTCCAATTTCCCCAGGATTACGACATAATAGTAGCACCTAATTTATATGGAGATATATTATCCGATTTAGCCGCAGGTCTTATTGGTGGATTGGGTTTGGCTCCAAGTGCTAATATGGGGGAAGACATTGCCATATTCGAACCTGTTCATGGTTCTGCTCCTGATATAGCCAATAAAAACATTGCCAATCCTATTTCGGCCATATTGTCTGGAGTTATGATGTTAAAACATATTGGGGAGTTGGAAGCAGCTACAAGAATAGAAAGGGCTGTATCAGCAACATTAAAGGTAGAGGGAAACTTAACTAAAGATTTAGGCGGATGCCAGGGAACTAAGGAATTTGCTGAAAAGGTGATAGAAAGAATCACATAA
- a CDS encoding aconitate hydratase, producing MGLTVTEKIIKEHLVVGEMKRGKEIGIKIDQTLTQDSTGTMAYLQFEALGIDRVETKKSLAYIDHNLLQTGPENADDHLYIQSIAKKYGIYYSKAGNGICHQVHLERFGVPGETLLGSDSHTPTCGGVGMLAIGAGGLDVAVAMAGGEYYITMPYIVKVELKGKLRTGVSAKDIILEVLRRYKVKGGLNKVFEYAGEGIKYLTVPERATITNMGAELGSTTSIFPSDEETYRFLKAQGRGRDFTPIEADFDAHYDEVIIIDLDKLEPLIACPHSPDRVVPVSSLNRIKVNQVAIGSCTNSSYMDLMKVAKILEGKTIGEEVSLVISPGSKQVLNMLAQNGALAKLISAGARILESGCGPCIGMGQSPNTDGVSLRTFNRNFKGRSGTPSAKVYLVSPETAAVSALTGYITNPEEYVKDINITMPEKFLINDNLIISPAEKGEDVEIVRGPNIKPFPRNKAMDETIGGKVLIKVGDDITTDHIMPSNAKLLPYRSNIPYLSNYCLIPCDKDFPKRAREFGGGIILAGHNYGQGSSREHAALVPLYLGIKAVIAKSFARIHRQNLINNGILPLIFEKEEDYGRIDVLDELLIKKVLTQMKGNKIIVKNISKDEEYVLLLDVTERQRNILKSGGLLNYIKARSSHR from the coding sequence ATGGGATTAACTGTTACAGAGAAGATAATCAAAGAACATCTAGTAGTTGGTGAAATGAAAAGGGGTAAGGAAATCGGAATAAAAATAGATCAAACCTTAACCCAAGATTCGACGGGAACCATGGCCTATTTGCAATTTGAAGCCTTAGGTATTGATAGGGTGGAGACAAAAAAATCTTTAGCTTATATAGACCATAATCTATTGCAGACGGGACCAGAAAATGCAGATGACCATTTATATATTCAGAGCATAGCTAAAAAATATGGGATATACTATTCTAAGGCTGGCAATGGGATTTGCCATCAGGTACATCTGGAAAGGTTTGGAGTGCCTGGAGAAACCCTATTAGGTTCCGATAGCCATACTCCAACATGTGGAGGGGTAGGGATGCTTGCTATTGGAGCAGGAGGGTTGGATGTGGCTGTAGCGATGGCAGGAGGAGAATATTATATTACCATGCCTTATATTGTAAAAGTAGAATTAAAGGGAAAGTTAAGAACGGGTGTTTCTGCTAAAGATATCATATTAGAGGTTTTAAGAAGATATAAGGTTAAAGGAGGATTGAACAAGGTATTTGAATATGCTGGGGAGGGAATAAAGTACCTTACTGTACCAGAAAGAGCGACTATAACCAATATGGGGGCAGAATTGGGATCAACCACTTCCATATTCCCTTCCGATGAAGAAACCTATAGATTTTTAAAGGCTCAAGGAAGAGGGAGAGATTTTACTCCTATAGAAGCTGATTTTGATGCCCATTATGATGAGGTTATAATCATAGACTTGGATAAATTAGAGCCTTTAATAGCTTGTCCTCATAGTCCGGATAGGGTAGTGCCAGTATCTTCCTTGAATAGGATTAAAGTAAATCAGGTAGCTATAGGAAGCTGTACCAATTCTTCTTACATGGATTTGATGAAGGTAGCTAAAATATTAGAGGGAAAGACTATAGGGGAGGAAGTTTCTCTAGTTATATCCCCTGGTTCCAAACAGGTTCTCAATATGCTAGCTCAAAACGGAGCCTTAGCAAAGCTTATATCTGCAGGAGCCAGAATATTGGAATCAGGTTGTGGCCCCTGTATTGGTATGGGACAATCCCCTAATACGGACGGAGTCTCTTTAAGAACTTTCAATAGGAATTTTAAAGGAAGATCTGGAACGCCTTCTGCAAAAGTCTATCTGGTAAGCCCTGAAACTGCTGCAGTTTCTGCTTTAACTGGATACATCACAAACCCTGAAGAATATGTTAAGGATATAAATATAACTATGCCTGAAAAGTTCTTAATCAATGATAATTTAATAATTAGTCCAGCAGAAAAGGGAGAAGATGTAGAAATAGTTAGAGGTCCAAATATTAAGCCTTTCCCAAGAAATAAGGCAATGGATGAGACTATAGGTGGGAAAGTGTTAATAAAGGTAGGGGATGATATTACCACCGACCATATTATGCCTTCCAATGCAAAACTCCTACCCTATAGGTCGAATATTCCCTATCTGTCCAACTATTGTTTGATCCCTTGCGATAAAGATTTTCCTAAAAGAGCAAGAGAATTTGGAGGAGGCATTATATTGGCTGGACATAATTATGGACAAGGTTCTAGTAGAGAACATGCAGCCTTGGTGCCCTTGTATTTGGGAATTAAAGCTGTAATAGCTAAATCATTTGCAAGAATTCATAGGCAAAATTTAATCAATAATGGAATACTTCCTTTAATCTTTGAAAAAGAAGAAGATTACGGGCGAATTGATGTGTTGGATGAATTACTAATAAAAAAAGTATTGACACAAATGAAAGGGAATAAGATAATAGTAAAAAATATTTCAAAAGATGAGGAATATGTTCTGCTGCTAGATGTAACTGAAAGACAGAGGAATATATTAAAATCTGGCGGACTACTAAACTATATAAAAGCCAGATCTTCTCATAGATAG
- a CDS encoding beta/alpha barrel domain-containing protein, with product MVYNGVDTLRPNLFKDIFPYDELPRIKFNNIQLPMEIPEEIWITDTTFRDGQQSMSSMTVDQMVRIYDYLHELDNGSGIIRQTEFFLYSEKDRKAVERCMARGYDFPQITSWIRANKEDFKLVKEMGIKETGILMSCSDYHIFHKLNMTRREAMENYLSIAESALENGIIPRCHFEDITRADFFGFVAPLAKNLMELSKKYGLPVKIRACDTLGLGVPFVGVELPRSVPAIIHGLRYYCHVPSESIEWHGHNDYNKVVVNSTTAWLYGGASANCTLFGIGERTGNCPLESMVFEYGQIKGNTKDMNLKVIVDIVDYFERELGYKVPERTPFVGSEFNVTRAGIHADGILKDEEIYNSFDTDKILGRPPLVAVNSYSGLAGIAAWINGYFRLKGSKKIDKRDPRILPIKKWVDDEYANGRTSIIRNDELEELVFKYIPNILDERDSKAI from the coding sequence ATGGTTTATAATGGTGTGGATACTTTAAGGCCAAATCTATTTAAAGACATATTCCCTTATGATGAGCTACCTAGGATTAAGTTTAACAATATTCAACTGCCTATGGAAATTCCAGAGGAGATCTGGATTACGGATACCACTTTTAGAGATGGGCAACAATCTATGTCATCCATGACAGTGGACCAGATGGTGAGGATTTATGATTATCTCCATGAGTTGGATAATGGTTCTGGTATTATTAGACAGACTGAGTTTTTCCTTTATTCGGAAAAGGATAGAAAAGCAGTAGAAAGGTGTATGGCTAGAGGATATGATTTTCCTCAGATTACCTCATGGATTAGGGCTAATAAAGAGGATTTCAAGCTGGTTAAGGAGATGGGAATTAAGGAAACGGGAATTCTCATGTCCTGTTCAGATTATCACATATTCCATAAACTGAATATGACTCGGAGGGAGGCTATGGAGAACTATCTTTCCATAGCAGAAAGTGCATTGGAAAATGGGATAATTCCCAGATGCCATTTCGAGGATATAACTAGGGCAGATTTCTTTGGATTTGTAGCCCCATTGGCTAAAAACTTAATGGAATTATCTAAAAAGTATGGGTTGCCAGTTAAAATAAGGGCCTGCGATACATTGGGCCTTGGAGTACCCTTTGTAGGAGTGGAGTTACCCCGGTCTGTACCTGCCATAATCCATGGGCTAAGGTACTATTGTCATGTACCCTCTGAGTCCATAGAGTGGCATGGGCACAACGATTATAATAAGGTGGTTGTAAATTCTACCACTGCCTGGTTATATGGTGGAGCTTCTGCTAACTGCACCTTATTTGGAATTGGGGAGAGGACTGGTAACTGCCCTCTTGAGTCCATGGTGTTTGAATATGGGCAGATTAAAGGGAATACTAAGGATATGAACTTGAAGGTGATCGTGGATATAGTAGATTATTTTGAAAGAGAGCTAGGCTATAAGGTTCCAGAGAGGACTCCCTTTGTTGGAAGTGAGTTCAACGTTACTAGAGCTGGAATACATGCAGATGGAATCCTTAAGGATGAAGAAATATACAATAGTTTCGATACTGACAAAATTTTAGGCAGACCACCCTTGGTGGCAGTAAATTCCTATTCTGGCTTGGCTGGAATTGCTGCATGGATAAATGGCTATTTCAGGTTGAAGGGTTCCAAGAAAATAGATAAAAGGGACCCAAGGATTCTCCCAATAAAGAAATGGGTTGATGATGAATATGCCAATGGTCGTACTTCCATCATTAGAAATGATGAGTTGGAGGAACTCGTATTTAAATATATTCCAAACATATTAGATGAACGGGATTCGAAAGCGATTTAG
- a CDS encoding DmpA family aminopeptidase gives MKQRRIEDYGISIGTLPKGKLNKITDVRGIKVGHSTIDRENIKTGVTVVIPREENIYLNKLIAASYVLNGYGKTIGLVQIEELGTLESIIALTNTLNVGLVHDALVEYMIEECKKENFELTTYNPIVCECNDSFLNDISLRAVKKEHVFGAIKNAMVDFEEGDVGAGKGMSCHQLKGGIGSASRIVELDGEKYTVGVLVQSNHGALKDLTINGKNIGIKIAESLKAKQEADEGSIISIIATDIPLSSRQLKRICKRTGVGLARLGSFIGHGSGEIVIAFSTANTIPHNRDEAIHSIKVLNENKIDLVFRAVAECEEEAVLNSMITAETVTGFKGRTRYSLRAYIEYLTDC, from the coding sequence ATGAAGCAAAGAAGAATTGAAGATTATGGAATAAGTATCGGAACTTTGCCGAAAGGAAAACTCAATAAGATTACCGATGTAAGGGGAATCAAAGTAGGACATTCAACAATTGATAGGGAAAATATTAAAACTGGGGTAACCGTGGTTATTCCGCGAGAGGAAAACATATATTTAAATAAACTGATTGCTGCTTCTTATGTATTAAATGGCTATGGTAAGACTATAGGATTGGTACAAATAGAGGAGTTGGGGACCTTAGAATCCATAATAGCATTAACTAATACATTGAATGTAGGCCTAGTTCATGATGCTCTAGTTGAATACATGATAGAAGAATGTAAAAAGGAAAATTTTGAACTTACTACCTATAATCCAATAGTCTGTGAATGTAACGATAGTTTCCTGAATGATATATCTTTACGGGCTGTTAAGAAGGAACATGTGTTTGGAGCTATAAAAAATGCGATGGTAGATTTTGAGGAAGGCGATGTGGGTGCAGGAAAGGGAATGAGCTGCCATCAGCTTAAGGGTGGAATAGGTTCAGCGTCTAGAATTGTAGAACTGGATGGTGAAAAATATACTGTGGGTGTATTAGTTCAATCTAATCACGGAGCCTTGAAGGATTTAACCATTAATGGGAAAAATATTGGAATAAAGATAGCTGAGAGCTTGAAAGCGAAGCAAGAGGCAGATGAAGGATCTATAATATCCATAATTGCAACGGATATACCCCTTAGCAGTAGGCAATTGAAGAGAATATGTAAAAGGACTGGGGTAGGATTGGCAAGGCTTGGTTCCTTTATAGGTCATGGTAGTGGAGAGATAGTAATAGCCTTTTCAACGGCCAACACAATTCCCCATAATAGGGATGAGGCAATACATAGTATTAAAGTGTTAAATGAAAATAAGATAGATTTAGTCTTTAGAGCAGTGGCTGAATGTGAGGAGGAGGCGGTTTTAAATTCCATGATAACAGCAGAGACCGTTACTGGATTTAAAGGAAGAACAAGGTATAGCTTAAGGGCTTATATAGAGTATTTAACTGATTGCTAA
- a CDS encoding ribonuclease H-like YkuK family protein translates to MRSPTYGKVSYEKMIEIIKEFINKSPDSTYHISIGTDSQNFSYTKLVIVIAVHRVGSGGIFFYDIKNAKKITNISQKLFLETSASIDLATKLSKSLHKEGINLGINIHVDVGKNGKTKKLIPEIVGWIKACGFSCETKPDSYAASCIADRYTK, encoded by the coding sequence ATGCGTAGTCCTACTTATGGCAAGGTAAGTTATGAAAAGATGATCGAAATAATCAAGGAGTTCATTAACAAATCTCCTGATAGCACTTATCATATATCTATAGGTACTGACAGCCAAAATTTCAGTTATACTAAGCTGGTTATAGTAATAGCAGTTCACAGGGTTGGCAGTGGCGGTATATTCTTTTATGATATAAAAAATGCAAAAAAGATAACCAATATTAGTCAAAAACTATTTTTGGAAACTAGTGCAAGCATTGATTTAGCAACTAAACTTTCAAAAAGCTTGCATAAGGAAGGCATAAACTTAGGGATTAATATCCATGTAGATGTAGGTAAAAATGGAAAGACCAAGAAATTAATTCCTGAAATAGTAGGTTGGATAAAGGCTTGTGGATTTAGCTGTGAAACAAAACCCGATTCATATGCTGCTTCTTGTATAGCGGATAGATATACTAAATGA